Below is a window of Thermodesulfitimonas autotrophica DNA.
ATAATCTTTCTGCTCTTCACCGGCGTTGGTTATGTCTGGCTTGCACTCTCCGTTCTCGTTGCTACGCTGGTCGAAGGCCACCTGATCCATTTCTGGAGGGAAAAACAGATGGAGCGCAAAATCGCCAAACTCAAAAACCACGTTATCGTTTGCGGCCTCGGTCGTGCGGGAACCGCGGCCATCAAACAACTTGAACGCGAAGGCGCATCAATCGTAGGAATAGACCACGACGAACACTATGTCGAGCTGATGAAAGAGCGCGGCTACTTGGTTATTCTCGGTGACGCCACCGAAGATGAAATCCTCAAAGCCGCAGGGATAGAACGGGCCCGCAGCATTATCTCGGCGCTTCCCAGCGACTCGGCCAACATCCTCATCACCATGGCCGCAAAGGATTTAAATCCGCGTATCCGCGTTGTCGCTCGGGCCGACCGCCCCGAGAACATTGCCCGCCTCAAGCGTGCCGGCGCCGACTGGGTAACTGCCGTTGGTATCGCCGGGGGCGCCCGGCTCGCGCTGGCTGCCGTTAAACCCGCAACGGTCGATTTCATTCACAGCATTCTCGAACGACGCCACCCGGATTACAAGCTTGAAGAGATTCTGATTGACGAAAAGTCGCCCCTCGCCGGAAAACTCGTGCGCGATTCCCGTCTCAAGGAAGACTACGGCTCCCAGCTCCTGGCCATCATCCGCAACGGAACCACGATCGCCAATCCCGATATCAGCGAAACAATTTTACCTGGCGACGTGATCATTGTTTTCGGAGCGATAAACAAGCTGAACCTTCTCGAAACCTCTCCCGGAGCCGCGTGCCCTCTTAAATCTGAATAGATCTACCAAGAAAACACTTTAGTTCAAAATCAGCCGTATGTTTTTCCTCCCGGTCCCCAAAAACAACGATACCCGGTTACCCGGGCATCGCTAATTTATTTTCCGG
It encodes the following:
- a CDS encoding potassium channel family protein; protein product: MPAPKGYKLPDNNRKAFSVALRLLFFISIIQGAICLVCTFLLAHYEKLSLFDSFYLILITLTTVGYGDIYPVTAAGKMIIIFLLFTGVGYVWLALSVLVATLVEGHLIHFWREKQMERKIAKLKNHVIVCGLGRAGTAAIKQLEREGASIVGIDHDEHYVELMKERGYLVILGDATEDEILKAAGIERARSIISALPSDSANILITMAAKDLNPRIRVVARADRPENIARLKRAGADWVTAVGIAGGARLALAAVKPATVDFIHSILERRHPDYKLEEILIDEKSPLAGKLVRDSRLKEDYGSQLLAIIRNGTTIANPDISETILPGDVIIVFGAINKLNLLETSPGAACPLKSE